The following proteins come from a genomic window of Tepidiforma thermophila:
- a CDS encoding P-II family nitrogen regulator, protein MKRIDAIIRPSRLPFVREALEELGYGGMTVAEVKGHGKQRGITEQWRGREYKVEYLSKAWILIVVNDQDLQKVVNAIVENARTGEIGDGKIFISDVLDVIRVRTNERGPAAV, encoded by the coding sequence ATGAAGCGCATCGACGCGATCATCCGGCCCTCCCGGCTCCCCTTCGTCCGCGAGGCGCTCGAAGAGCTCGGCTACGGCGGCATGACGGTGGCCGAGGTGAAGGGGCATGGCAAGCAGCGCGGCATCACGGAACAGTGGCGCGGGCGCGAGTACAAGGTCGAGTACCTGTCGAAGGCGTGGATCCTGATCGTGGTCAACGACCAGGACCTCCAGAAGGTCGTCAATGCGATTGTGGAGAACGCGCGCACCGGCGAAATCGGCGACGGGAAGATCTTCATTTCGGACGTGCTCGATGTGATCCGCGTCCGGACGAACGAACGGGGCCCCGCAGCGGTTTAG
- a CDS encoding ammonium transporter, translated as MKRRTWLRTLHRPLAVLGGAILAMAAISAAAAQEPTTEENVADLLAALDTTWLLVAGFLVFFMQAGFAMLTGGFVRSKNTANILMKNMIDACVGGLLFWAVGYGIAYGASDSANGFIGWGDFFYDTYEGFAGWFFQFAFAAAAATIVAGCLAERLKFSAYLAYTVVITGFIYPVVVHWAWDVNGWMSAFNEDPFLASGYIDFAGSGVVHMVGGWAGVVGAALLGPRLGKFGPGKQVNAIPGHNIGIATLGMFILWFGWYGFNPGSTLALTGGGAALAAKVAVNTTLSAAAGGVAAVIYSKILTTRYDPGLTINGILAGLVGITAPCATVDPWAAVVIGAVASAVMYGAVLLLDVVRIDDPVGAFPVHGAAGLWGVIAVGLFSSEGGLEQAGYSDPSKYGLLLGGGFDQLAAQLVGAAAIIGWVVVTAFILFTAIKYTIGLRVPQEEEEKGLDLLEHGLDSYPDFGPTGPGVFSPGA; from the coding sequence ATGAAACGGCGCACCTGGCTGCGCACACTGCACCGGCCGCTCGCTGTGCTGGGCGGCGCCATCCTGGCTATGGCGGCGATTTCTGCTGCCGCAGCCCAGGAACCAACGACCGAGGAGAACGTCGCCGACCTGCTCGCCGCGCTCGATACGACGTGGCTCCTCGTCGCGGGGTTCCTGGTGTTCTTCATGCAGGCAGGCTTCGCCATGCTGACGGGCGGGTTCGTCCGCTCCAAGAACACGGCGAACATCCTGATGAAGAACATGATCGACGCCTGCGTCGGCGGCCTCCTCTTCTGGGCCGTCGGCTACGGCATCGCCTACGGCGCCTCGGACTCGGCGAACGGGTTCATCGGCTGGGGCGACTTTTTCTACGACACGTACGAGGGGTTTGCGGGCTGGTTCTTCCAGTTCGCCTTCGCGGCGGCGGCGGCCACGATCGTGGCCGGCTGTCTTGCCGAGCGGCTGAAGTTCAGCGCCTACCTCGCCTACACGGTGGTCATTACGGGCTTCATCTACCCGGTGGTGGTCCACTGGGCCTGGGACGTGAACGGCTGGATGTCGGCCTTCAACGAGGATCCGTTCCTTGCCAGCGGCTACATCGACTTCGCCGGTTCGGGCGTGGTGCACATGGTCGGCGGCTGGGCCGGCGTCGTCGGTGCGGCGCTGCTCGGGCCGCGGCTGGGGAAGTTCGGCCCCGGCAAGCAGGTGAACGCCATCCCGGGCCATAACATCGGCATCGCCACGCTCGGCATGTTCATCCTCTGGTTCGGCTGGTACGGCTTCAACCCGGGTTCGACGCTCGCGCTGACGGGCGGCGGCGCGGCCCTGGCGGCGAAGGTTGCGGTCAATACGACGCTCTCGGCGGCTGCCGGCGGCGTTGCAGCGGTGATTTACTCGAAGATTCTGACCACGCGGTACGACCCCGGTCTCACCATCAACGGGATCCTCGCGGGACTGGTCGGCATCACGGCGCCGTGCGCGACGGTGGACCCGTGGGCGGCGGTCGTCATCGGCGCGGTGGCCTCGGCCGTGATGTACGGCGCGGTGCTCCTGCTCGATGTCGTCCGGATCGACGACCCGGTGGGCGCGTTCCCGGTGCACGGCGCCGCCGGGCTCTGGGGCGTGATCGCGGTCGGCCTCTTCTCGAGCGAGGGCGGGCTGGAGCAGGCCGGCTACAGCGACCCCTCGAAGTACGGGCTCCTGCTCGGCGGCGGCTTCGATCAGCTGGCTGCCCAGCTGGTCGGCGCGGCCGCGATCATCGGCTGGGTGGTGGTGACGGCCTTCATCCTCTTTACCGCCATCAAGTACACGATCGGCCTCCGTGTACCGCAGGAGGAGGAAGAGAAGGGGCTCGACCTGCTCGAGCACGGGCTCGACTCCTATCCGGACTTCGGGCCGACGGGCCCCGGCGTCTTCAGCCCGGGCGCCTAG
- a CDS encoding ArgK/MeaB family GTPase: MTAPALDELIAGAVALEKWPLARLVRLFEDARPEAVPGKAAAIAALETHGALPRAMVAGFTGTPGSGKSTLVGELAARMVARDPAISVAVLAIDPSSYRSGGSILGDRTRVHFPIGERRLYFRSQPSDRELGGIGRATYPVVRVLERLFDYVFVETVGIGQSEVEVERLADRVYLVLQPLGGDHIQFMKAGIMEVPHAFILNKCDVGAAARRSYHALRASIDFARPGEASPPPIFRTSALSGEGLDDVLADLVAHRTLRDAAGRRERDRYFFEKWVRDEYGRFGLDLLERQGGAEGLLARAATFEAAQAAYRPPVAPPG; the protein is encoded by the coding sequence GTGACCGCCCCCGCGCTCGACGAGCTCATCGCCGGCGCGGTCGCGCTCGAAAAGTGGCCGCTCGCCCGGCTCGTCCGCCTCTTCGAGGACGCGCGCCCCGAGGCCGTGCCCGGGAAAGCGGCCGCCATCGCCGCCCTCGAAACCCACGGCGCCCTGCCCCGCGCCATGGTCGCCGGCTTCACCGGGACCCCGGGCAGCGGCAAATCTACCCTCGTCGGCGAACTCGCCGCCCGCATGGTCGCCCGCGACCCTGCTATCTCCGTCGCCGTGCTCGCCATCGACCCCTCCAGCTACCGCTCAGGCGGCTCCATCCTCGGCGACCGCACGCGCGTCCACTTCCCTATCGGCGAACGGCGGCTCTACTTCCGCTCCCAGCCCTCCGACCGTGAGCTCGGCGGCATCGGCCGGGCCACCTACCCCGTCGTCCGCGTGCTCGAGCGGCTCTTCGATTACGTCTTCGTCGAAACCGTCGGCATCGGCCAGAGCGAAGTCGAAGTGGAACGCCTGGCCGACCGCGTTTACCTCGTCCTCCAGCCCCTCGGCGGCGACCACATCCAGTTCATGAAGGCCGGCATCATGGAGGTGCCCCACGCCTTCATCCTCAATAAATGCGATGTCGGCGCCGCCGCCCGCCGGAGCTACCACGCCCTCCGCGCCAGCATCGACTTCGCACGCCCCGGCGAGGCGTCGCCTCCGCCGATCTTCCGCACCAGCGCGCTCTCCGGCGAAGGGCTCGACGACGTCCTAGCCGACCTCGTCGCCCACCGCACCCTCCGCGATGCGGCCGGCCGCCGGGAACGCGACCGCTACTTCTTCGAAAAGTGGGTGCGCGACGAGTACGGCCGCTTCGGGCTCGACCTGCTGGAGCGCCAGGGCGGCGCCGAGGGGCTGCTCGCGCGGGCCGCGACATTCGAAGCCGCCCAGGCCGCCTACCGGCCGCCCGTCGCCCCGCCCGGCTGA
- a CDS encoding electron transfer flavoprotein subunit beta/FixA family protein, whose product MNIVVCVKQIPDPETPAASFKVDEVAKKVIPAQGIAPVVNPYDPQATEAALRLKEAAGTGKVTVISLGPESARDAIKHALAMGADEGVLITGPEFEDIDNFQTAKALAAAIQKLGGADLVLTGRAAADWDMGVVPLGIAQALGVPCVTVAKAIEKNGAGLKVERVLEDGFQTVETPLPAVVSVSNEFGEPRYPQLRQIMLAAKKTVQVWGANDLGIAGDMGKENRRLVLEALYVPKVESNVEIIEGETPEEKARNLAQKLRAAKLI is encoded by the coding sequence GTGAACATCGTCGTTTGTGTCAAGCAAATCCCCGATCCCGAGACCCCGGCCGCGTCCTTCAAGGTCGATGAGGTTGCCAAGAAGGTCATCCCGGCCCAGGGCATCGCCCCGGTCGTCAACCCGTACGACCCGCAGGCGACCGAGGCCGCCCTCCGCCTGAAGGAGGCCGCCGGCACCGGCAAGGTCACCGTCATCAGCCTCGGCCCCGAGTCTGCCCGCGACGCCATCAAGCACGCCCTCGCCATGGGCGCCGATGAAGGCGTCCTCATCACCGGCCCCGAGTTCGAGGACATCGACAACTTCCAGACGGCGAAGGCCCTCGCCGCTGCCATCCAGAAGCTCGGCGGCGCCGACCTCGTCCTCACCGGCCGCGCCGCCGCCGACTGGGACATGGGCGTCGTCCCGCTCGGCATCGCCCAGGCCCTCGGCGTCCCCTGCGTCACCGTCGCCAAGGCGATCGAAAAGAACGGCGCCGGCCTCAAGGTGGAGCGCGTCCTCGAAGACGGCTTCCAGACGGTCGAAACGCCGCTCCCCGCCGTCGTCTCCGTCTCGAACGAGTTCGGCGAGCCCCGCTACCCGCAGCTCCGCCAGATCATGCTCGCCGCCAAGAAGACCGTGCAGGTCTGGGGTGCGAACGACCTCGGCATCGCCGGCGACATGGGCAAGGAGAACCGCCGGCTCGTCCTCGAAGCCCTCTACGTCCCGAAGGTCGAGAGCAACGTCGAGATCATCGAAGGCGAAACGCCCGAAGAGAAGGCCCGCAACCTCGCCCAGAAGCTCCGGGCCGCGAAGCTGATCTAA
- a CDS encoding electron transfer flavoprotein subunit alpha/FixB family protein, with translation MAGILVIAEANEGALAPISGELLGAARKLSAEGAGSVTAFIAGGEALGNELIALGADAAIVDTNPALQGALAEVYLPAVQAALQQSGADIVLIGQTALGRDLGPMLAFALDTAVSMETVDLKYQGKLIATRSCYGGNARAEVSFKNAPAIATVKAKSFDALAPDASRTGTVTTIDVAGEARIKILGVQKAESTGIRLEDAPVVVSGGRGLGDPSGFKMLEELAALLKGATGASRAACDLGWYPPSQQVGLTGKVVSPNLYIAVAISGASQHMAGMAGSKNIVAINKDPEANMVKVAKYAVIDDYRKVIPALIEEIKKLG, from the coding sequence ATGGCAGGAATCCTGGTCATCGCAGAAGCCAACGAGGGGGCGCTGGCCCCCATCTCGGGCGAGCTCCTCGGTGCTGCCCGCAAGCTCTCCGCTGAGGGCGCCGGCAGCGTCACCGCCTTCATCGCCGGCGGCGAGGCCCTCGGTAACGAGCTCATCGCCCTCGGCGCCGACGCCGCCATCGTCGATACCAACCCCGCCCTCCAGGGCGCCCTCGCCGAGGTCTACCTCCCCGCCGTCCAGGCCGCCCTCCAGCAGTCCGGCGCCGATATCGTCCTCATCGGCCAGACGGCCCTCGGCCGCGATCTCGGCCCCATGCTCGCCTTCGCCCTCGATACCGCCGTCTCGATGGAGACCGTCGACCTGAAGTACCAGGGCAAGCTGATCGCCACCCGCTCCTGCTACGGCGGCAACGCCCGCGCCGAGGTCTCCTTCAAGAACGCGCCGGCCATCGCCACCGTCAAGGCGAAGTCGTTCGACGCCCTCGCACCCGATGCCTCCCGCACCGGCACCGTCACCACCATCGACGTCGCCGGCGAAGCCCGCATCAAGATCCTCGGCGTCCAGAAGGCCGAGAGCACCGGCATCCGCCTCGAGGATGCCCCGGTCGTCGTCTCCGGCGGCCGCGGCCTCGGGGACCCCTCCGGCTTCAAGATGCTCGAAGAGCTCGCCGCCCTCCTCAAGGGCGCTACCGGCGCCAGCCGCGCCGCCTGCGACCTCGGCTGGTACCCGCCGAGCCAGCAGGTCGGCCTCACCGGCAAGGTCGTCTCCCCGAACCTCTACATCGCCGTCGCCATCTCCGGCGCCAGCCAGCACATGGCAGGCATGGCCGGCTCGAAGAACATCGTGGCGATCAACAAGGACCCCGAGGCGAACATGGTCAAGGTCGCCAAGTACGCCGTCATCGACGACTACCGGAAGGTCATCCCGGCCCTGATCGAAGAGATTAAGAAGCTCGGCTGA
- a CDS encoding protein meaA, whose translation MNSPNDPGQAPAERLPHRLYDADGNPTKDRPWIFRTYAGHSSAAASNALYRKNLAAGQTGLSVAFDLPTQTGYSSDHPLALPEVGKVGVPINTIDDMHQLFEGIPLAEMNTSMTINATAMWLLALYIGVARERGEDVRKLQGTTQNDIIKEYLARGTYIFPPEASLRLIAEMYEYCLDNLPKWNASNICSYHLQEAGATPVQELAFALANAIGVLDTIRERGVVPADRFPEVVGRISFFVNSGIRFIEEMCKMRAFVELWDEITRDRYGVTDPKLRLFRYGVQVNSLGLTEQQPENNAWRILIEALGVTLSRKARCRALQLPAWNEALSLPRPWDQQWSLRLQQILAYETDLLEYPDIFDGSVVIESKVEELKRQAREEIARIEAMGGIRAAVESGYLKSQLVRSMSERVSKINSGELVIVGVNRWTDGLPSPLLTGEDGGIFKVDEAETRRTLEALAAVKAKRDPARVQAALKALEAAARSGANLMEPSIECALARVTTGEWADTLRGVFGEYRPPTGVEGQRLYVDSDRVAEVRRRAEEFVRRTGHRPRIVVGKPGLDGHSNGAEVIAVAARHCGFDVVYSGIRLTPEEIVQSAVEEAADVVGLSILSGSHLDLTRQVIEGLRAAGAGDSIPVIVGGIIPRDDHEALRALGVRQVFTPADFDLADVMSRIMDVVEEQAGVRAR comes from the coding sequence GTGAACTCACCGAACGACCCCGGGCAGGCCCCCGCCGAGCGCCTGCCCCATCGCCTCTACGACGCCGACGGCAACCCGACGAAAGACCGCCCCTGGATTTTCCGCACCTACGCCGGGCACTCCAGCGCCGCCGCCTCCAACGCGCTCTACCGGAAGAACCTCGCCGCCGGGCAGACCGGCCTCTCTGTCGCCTTCGACCTGCCGACCCAGACCGGCTACTCCTCCGACCACCCCCTCGCCCTGCCCGAGGTCGGCAAGGTCGGTGTGCCCATCAACACCATCGACGACATGCACCAGCTCTTCGAGGGCATCCCCCTCGCCGAGATGAACACGTCGATGACCATCAATGCCACCGCGATGTGGCTGCTCGCCCTCTACATCGGCGTCGCCCGCGAACGTGGCGAGGACGTCCGCAAGCTCCAGGGCACCACCCAGAACGACATCATTAAGGAATACCTCGCCCGCGGCACCTACATCTTCCCGCCCGAGGCGAGCCTCCGCCTCATCGCGGAGATGTACGAGTACTGCCTCGATAACCTGCCGAAGTGGAACGCCTCCAACATCTGCAGCTACCACCTGCAGGAGGCCGGCGCCACCCCCGTCCAGGAGCTCGCCTTCGCCCTCGCCAACGCCATCGGCGTCCTCGATACCATCCGCGAGCGCGGCGTCGTCCCCGCCGACCGCTTCCCCGAAGTCGTCGGCCGCATCTCCTTCTTCGTGAACTCCGGCATTCGGTTCATCGAAGAGATGTGCAAGATGCGCGCCTTCGTGGAGCTCTGGGACGAGATCACCCGCGACCGCTACGGCGTGACCGACCCGAAGCTCCGGCTCTTCCGTTACGGCGTGCAGGTCAACTCCCTCGGCCTCACCGAGCAGCAGCCCGAGAACAACGCCTGGCGCATCCTCATCGAAGCCCTCGGCGTCACCCTCTCCCGCAAGGCGCGCTGCCGCGCCCTCCAGCTCCCCGCCTGGAACGAGGCCCTCTCCCTCCCTCGCCCGTGGGACCAGCAGTGGTCGCTCCGCCTCCAGCAGATCCTCGCCTACGAAACCGACCTCCTCGAATACCCCGACATCTTCGACGGCTCCGTCGTCATCGAATCGAAGGTCGAAGAGCTCAAGCGGCAGGCCCGCGAGGAGATCGCCCGCATCGAAGCCATGGGCGGCATCCGCGCGGCCGTCGAATCCGGCTACCTCAAGTCCCAGCTCGTCCGCTCCATGTCTGAGCGCGTCAGCAAAATCAACTCCGGCGAGCTCGTCATCGTCGGCGTCAACCGCTGGACCGACGGCCTCCCCTCGCCCCTCCTCACCGGCGAGGACGGCGGCATCTTCAAGGTCGACGAAGCCGAGACCCGCCGCACCCTCGAAGCGCTCGCCGCTGTCAAAGCGAAGCGCGACCCGGCCCGGGTGCAGGCCGCCCTGAAAGCCCTCGAAGCCGCGGCCCGCAGCGGCGCCAACCTGATGGAGCCCTCCATCGAATGCGCCCTCGCCCGCGTCACCACCGGTGAATGGGCCGATACCCTCCGCGGCGTCTTCGGCGAGTACCGCCCGCCCACCGGCGTTGAAGGCCAGCGCCTCTACGTCGATAGCGACCGCGTCGCCGAGGTCCGCCGCCGCGCCGAGGAGTTCGTCCGCCGCACCGGCCACCGCCCCCGGATCGTCGTCGGCAAGCCCGGCCTCGATGGCCACTCCAACGGCGCCGAAGTCATCGCCGTCGCGGCCCGCCACTGCGGCTTCGATGTCGTCTACTCCGGCATCCGCCTCACGCCCGAGGAGATCGTCCAGAGCGCCGTCGAAGAGGCCGCCGATGTCGTCGGCCTCTCCATCCTCTCCGGCTCCCACCTCGACCTCACCCGGCAGGTCATCGAAGGGCTGCGGGCCGCCGGCGCCGGCGACTCCATCCCCGTCATCGTCGGCGGCATCATCCCCAGGGACGACCACGAGGCGCTCCGCGCCCTCGGCGTCCGCCAGGTCTTCACCCCGGCCGACTTCGACCTCGCCGACGTGATGAGCCGCATCATGGACGTCGTCGAAGAACAGGCCGGCGTCCGCGCCCGGTGA
- a CDS encoding glycosyltransferase family 4 protein — METMRIAIVAPPWFAVPPTGYGGIEWVVSYLADGLARRGHDVTLFAAGGSRTEARLVTTFPDPPSKLLGNAAVEARHVLAAYDRWREFDIIHDHTFLGPIVGAAVPVPVVHTVHGPVTPDNRGLIADLGRRLHLVAISHHQRSTLPDGVHATVIHNGIDPAAFPFSDRPGEYLLFCGRINPEKGPVQAIEIARRAGLPLLMVVKINEPIEHEYWEAEVRPRLRGLDVEVKQQPPTEEKLRAYRDALATLFPIQWPEPFGLVMIESMATGTPVIAFRNGSVPEVVQDGVTGIICEDIDAAAEAAWRAKELDRRECRRRVERHFSAALNVLRHEQLYRAILAEGGRREAAAQLPLALDAADGRTDGAGRA, encoded by the coding sequence ATGGAGACGATGCGGATCGCCATCGTTGCGCCGCCGTGGTTCGCCGTTCCGCCGACGGGCTACGGCGGCATCGAGTGGGTGGTCAGCTACCTCGCGGACGGGCTGGCCCGGCGCGGCCACGATGTGACCCTCTTCGCCGCGGGCGGCTCACGAACCGAGGCGCGGCTGGTGACGACCTTCCCGGACCCGCCATCGAAGCTGCTCGGCAACGCCGCAGTCGAGGCGCGGCACGTGCTCGCCGCCTACGACCGCTGGCGCGAGTTCGACATCATCCACGACCACACCTTCCTTGGCCCCATCGTGGGCGCCGCGGTGCCGGTTCCGGTGGTTCACACGGTGCACGGGCCGGTGACGCCTGACAACCGCGGGCTGATTGCCGACCTCGGCCGGCGGCTGCACCTCGTCGCGATCAGCCACCACCAGCGTTCGACCCTGCCGGATGGGGTGCACGCGACGGTCATCCACAACGGCATCGACCCGGCGGCGTTCCCCTTTAGCGACCGGCCCGGGGAGTACCTGCTGTTCTGCGGGCGGATCAACCCGGAGAAGGGTCCGGTGCAGGCGATCGAGATCGCCCGGCGGGCCGGGCTGCCGCTGCTGATGGTGGTCAAGATCAACGAGCCGATCGAGCACGAGTACTGGGAGGCGGAGGTGCGCCCGCGGCTGCGCGGGCTCGATGTGGAGGTGAAGCAGCAGCCGCCGACGGAGGAGAAGCTGCGCGCCTACCGCGACGCGCTCGCCACGCTCTTCCCCATCCAGTGGCCGGAGCCGTTCGGCCTGGTGATGATCGAGTCGATGGCCACGGGCACGCCCGTCATCGCCTTCCGGAACGGGTCGGTGCCGGAGGTGGTGCAGGACGGCGTGACCGGCATCATCTGCGAGGACATCGACGCTGCTGCGGAGGCGGCCTGGCGGGCGAAGGAGCTGGACCGGCGGGAGTGCCGGCGGCGGGTGGAGCGGCACTTCAGCGCGGCGCTGAACGTGCTCCGGCACGAGCAGCTCTACCGCGCCATCCTCGCGGAAGGCGGCCGGCGCGAGGCTGCGGCGCAGCTCCCGCTGGCGCTGGATGCGGCCGACGGCCGCACCGACGGCGCAGGCCGGGCCTGA
- a CDS encoding MFS transporter has translation MQVALARTGRAVVSRKWLQVAAAALFINTSYGTLSYAFSVFVTASGPAGEFGAGVVSAGFGAALLVSGVSGVFAGTVADLLGTRRLMAGGAVLGCAGLALLGTAQEAWQFIAVLAAVLGPAMAATFYEPVYVLMNRWFPAEERPRAYGVLTLLSGFSITIFTPLTRWLVDGLGWRAAMAVLGGMLLAVGTAVPAVIREPAGPTGERLAPRSFLRETAAGVRQADGAFWLFTLAFFVATVAFSGFQFHLVAGLEGRGFSPGGVAWAIAVTGIVSLPARLLLPMLSGRVSSPAMLAICFAGVAGAAATATVADAWWQVWVVVGLFGTVFGAIYPLRALVTSERFAGPYFGRLIGLQALFVAAGRAAGPAAIGLASTSPAGYELAFRGAAAALLASAAVTWLAFGRGRR, from the coding sequence ATGCAGGTCGCGCTGGCACGCACGGGACGCGCCGTCGTTTCCCGCAAGTGGCTGCAGGTTGCTGCCGCTGCGCTGTTCATCAACACCAGCTACGGGACGCTGTCGTACGCGTTCTCGGTGTTCGTGACGGCGAGCGGGCCGGCCGGGGAGTTCGGCGCGGGCGTGGTGTCTGCCGGGTTTGGCGCCGCGCTGCTCGTGAGCGGCGTGTCGGGGGTCTTTGCCGGGACGGTGGCCGACCTGCTGGGGACTCGCCGGCTGATGGCCGGCGGCGCGGTGCTGGGCTGCGCCGGGCTGGCGCTGCTCGGGACGGCGCAGGAGGCGTGGCAGTTCATCGCGGTCCTCGCGGCCGTCCTCGGGCCGGCGATGGCGGCCACGTTCTACGAGCCGGTGTATGTGCTGATGAACCGCTGGTTCCCGGCGGAGGAGCGGCCGCGGGCGTACGGCGTGCTGACGCTGCTGAGCGGCTTCAGCATCACGATTTTCACGCCGCTGACGCGCTGGCTGGTCGATGGCCTCGGCTGGCGGGCGGCGATGGCGGTCCTGGGCGGGATGCTGCTCGCCGTGGGGACGGCGGTCCCGGCGGTCATCCGGGAGCCGGCCGGGCCGACGGGGGAGCGCCTGGCGCCGCGCAGCTTCCTCCGGGAGACAGCGGCGGGAGTCCGCCAGGCGGACGGGGCGTTCTGGCTGTTCACCCTCGCGTTTTTCGTTGCGACGGTGGCGTTCAGCGGATTCCAGTTCCACCTGGTGGCGGGGCTCGAAGGCCGCGGCTTCTCGCCGGGCGGGGTGGCCTGGGCCATCGCCGTCACGGGCATCGTCAGCCTGCCGGCCCGGCTGCTCCTCCCGATGCTCTCGGGACGGGTCTCGAGCCCGGCGATGCTGGCGATCTGCTTTGCGGGTGTCGCCGGGGCGGCAGCGACGGCCACCGTGGCCGATGCGTGGTGGCAGGTATGGGTGGTGGTCGGGCTGTTCGGCACGGTCTTCGGCGCGATCTACCCGCTGCGGGCCCTGGTCACCTCCGAGCGGTTCGCGGGCCCGTACTTCGGGCGGCTCATCGGACTGCAGGCACTCTTCGTGGCGGCTGGCCGGGCAGCGGGCCCGGCGGCGATCGGGCTGGCGAGCACCTCCCCGGCGGGGTACGAACTGGCATTCCGCGGCGCTGCGGCGGCCCTGCTCGCGAGCGCGGCGGTGACGTGGCTGGCCTTCGGCCGCGGGCGGCGGTGA